From Paenibacillus graminis, a single genomic window includes:
- a CDS encoding helix-turn-helix transcriptional regulator codes for MDDPHSLFVHPFTRVLRLAERANVSLWQYTPIFQKLTGKRPLDYLTELRISHSKTHLLESAEPLREIARRVGFSDEYYFSRRFRQKTGVTPGQYAQTHRRKITVKDWTGHVVDIPARAKRMIYHSETLGDLLALGVTPVGGDEVFAGKSVYSHRDQKAGQCRISA; via the coding sequence ATGGATGATCCGCACAGCCTTTTTGTCCACCCCTTTACAAGGGTACTCCGTCTGGCGGAACGGGCCAATGTCTCGCTCTGGCAGTACACACCGATTTTTCAAAAGCTGACCGGCAAGCGTCCGCTCGATTACCTGACCGAGCTGCGCATCAGCCATTCCAAGACACATCTGCTGGAATCCGCTGAACCCTTGCGTGAAATCGCCCGGAGGGTAGGATTTTCCGATGAATATTATTTTAGCCGCCGTTTCCGCCAGAAGACCGGGGTTACGCCCGGCCAATATGCGCAAACCCATCGCCGGAAAATCACGGTCAAGGACTGGACCGGACATGTCGTTGACATTCCCGCGAGAGCCAAGCGGATGATCTACCACAGCGAGACGCTTGGCGACCTGCTTGCGCTGGGTGTGACGCCTGTCGGCGGAGATGAGGTATTTGCAGGTAAAAGCGTCTACAGCCACCGGGATCAAAAAGCTGGCCAATGTCGGATTTCCGCTTGA
- a CDS encoding SPFH domain-containing protein: protein MFGFRFVKFQPSEYVLKIKNGKVVREGVGLSFYYYVPTTSVVVVPVSSIDVPFMFEEITNDYQTVTVQGQLTYRIVDYRKTTQILNYTYNLRKHTYLSDDPGKLAQRVINIAKVLTKKQLEQLPLREAIQSSERLAKTITQEIGRNEEIGKLGIELMGLSILAIVPNKETLRALEAQAREEILRSADNALYERRNASIEQERRVKENELNTEIAVETKKKQIRETQLDAERSVKQKQNAMKEEQLSFDTALEAKKQELIELTVANQRAEADAKAYELSAVMNSLQGVAPGVLQALTNVGMKPDKLIAIAFQELAENAGKIGQLNISPDLLQGLMAGSAGNGGNAARGGGGR, encoded by the coding sequence ATGTTCGGATTCAGATTCGTAAAATTCCAGCCCAGCGAGTATGTACTTAAGATCAAGAACGGCAAAGTAGTGCGTGAGGGAGTAGGTCTTTCTTTTTATTATTATGTGCCTACGACTTCGGTGGTTGTGGTCCCGGTATCCTCGATTGATGTTCCGTTCATGTTCGAAGAGATTACGAATGACTACCAGACAGTGACCGTCCAGGGACAGCTGACCTACCGGATTGTTGACTACCGCAAGACTACACAGATCCTCAATTACACTTATAATTTACGCAAACATACGTACCTGTCCGACGACCCCGGCAAGCTGGCGCAGCGTGTGATCAATATCGCCAAGGTGCTGACGAAGAAGCAGCTGGAGCAGCTTCCGCTGCGCGAAGCGATTCAGTCCAGTGAACGCCTGGCCAAGACCATTACCCAGGAGATTGGACGAAATGAGGAGATCGGGAAGCTGGGCATTGAGCTGATGGGCCTGTCGATTCTGGCCATTGTCCCGAATAAAGAAACACTGCGTGCTCTGGAGGCACAGGCCAGGGAAGAGATTCTGCGCAGTGCGGACAACGCGCTGTATGAGCGCCGCAATGCTTCCATTGAGCAGGAGCGCCGCGTGAAGGAGAACGAGCTGAATACGGAAATTGCCGTCGAGACGAAAAAGAAGCAAATCCGCGAAACCCAGCTCGACGCCGAGCGTTCCGTAAAGCAAAAGCAGAATGCGATGAAAGAGGAGCAGCTCAGCTTCGATACAGCGCTTGAAGCGAAGAAGCAGGAACTGATCGAGCTGACCGTTGCCAATCAAAGAGCCGAAGCGGATGCCAAAGCCTATGAGCTGTCGGCGGTAATGAATTCGCTCCAGGGCGTAGCGCCTGGTGTGCTCCAGGCTCTGACTAATGTGGGCATGAAGCCGGATAAACTGATTGCGATCGCCTTCCAGGAGCTGGCGGAAAATGCAGGCAAGATCGGTCAACTGAATATTTCGCCGGATCTGCTGCAGGGACTGATGGCCGGTTCGGCCGGAAACGGCGGGAACGCCGCGAGAGGAGGCGGGGGACGATGA
- a CDS encoding sugar kinase: protein MSTRSSENKIILIKRKTRLEELVVRYNTIQQAQFYIERLGADFSDYISEDFHYRKAVESAVIELGAVGRVQLLERQHVPNFIFGDQDTVVVLGPDGLVANTLKYLHEQPLIGVNPDPQRWDGVLLPFTVKDLRHLVPEVFRGQRQVREVTLAKAQLNDGQSLYGVNDLFVGRKTHVSARYQVELNGVAEQQSSSGIIISTGMGSTGWLKSVLAGAVGIARSAAQLQTAGAAAGGARAANVAEAAGIEQRLPWDHPNLYFTVREPFPSRTTSAGLVFGQISSRAPLKITSQMPEDGVIFSDGVESDFLEFNSGVEATITLGEKRGRLVV, encoded by the coding sequence ATGAGCACGCGCAGCTCGGAGAACAAAATCATCCTGATCAAGCGCAAGACCCGACTCGAAGAGCTGGTGGTCCGCTACAATACGATTCAGCAGGCGCAATTCTATATTGAACGGCTGGGAGCGGATTTCAGCGACTATATCAGCGAGGATTTTCATTACCGCAAGGCAGTGGAGAGCGCAGTTATTGAGCTGGGTGCGGTGGGCCGGGTACAGCTGCTGGAGCGCCAGCATGTGCCGAACTTTATCTTTGGAGATCAGGATACCGTAGTCGTGCTGGGGCCGGACGGACTTGTAGCCAATACGCTAAAATACCTGCATGAGCAGCCGCTGATCGGGGTCAATCCCGATCCGCAGCGCTGGGATGGTGTGCTGCTGCCGTTCACTGTTAAGGATCTCCGGCATTTGGTGCCGGAGGTGTTCCGGGGCCAGCGCCAGGTGCGCGAGGTCACGCTTGCCAAGGCGCAGCTTAACGACGGGCAGAGCCTCTACGGCGTCAACGATCTTTTCGTTGGCCGCAAGACCCATGTCTCGGCCCGCTATCAGGTGGAGCTGAACGGTGTCGCTGAGCAGCAGTCCTCCAGCGGCATTATCATCTCCACCGGGATGGGCTCCACCGGCTGGCTCAAAAGCGTGCTCGCCGGAGCCGTGGGGATTGCCCGCAGCGCGGCGCAGCTGCAGACGGCCGGGGCTGCAGCCGGCGGAGCGCGGGCAGCAAATGTTGCGGAAGCTGCGGGAATAGAGCAGCGGCTTCCGTGGGATCACCCGAACCTGTACTTTACGGTTCGGGAGCCTTTTCCCAGCCGGACTACTTCGGCCGGGCTGGTTTTTGGACAGATCAGCAGCCGGGCCCCGCTGAAGATCACCTCGCAAATGCCGGAGGACGGAGTCATCTTCAGCGACGGCGTCGAAAGCGACTTTCTGGAGTTCAACTCCGGTGTCGAGGCGACGATAACACTCGGGGAGAAGCGCGGGCGGCTGGTGGTATGA
- a CDS encoding L,D-transpeptidase family protein, with protein MNLHDLLARPRDFWRRSITVPLVFMLLLSFGFTGAATASASSASDLIIVNKKTNTLGYFSSGKLVRTFPVATGKSKSLTPEGSFKIVVKIKNRPYYKEHIPGGDPSNPLGDRWLGLEVNGTKGTTYAIHGNNNESSIGKYVSAGCIRMHNEDIHWLYPQIAKNTTVVITSSTLSLESIAVKSGYSIGSTTFAGTFIIKGKASKLKNDFVLENSRVFVPLRETVALLGGTLMQDAGTGALVITIGNRTVTHKPLTAQAVVQGTTKSMTASKNVNNRLYLPLGSLTELFGLSFKWSMQDATVTF; from the coding sequence ATGAATCTGCATGATTTATTAGCTAGACCGAGGGATTTTTGGAGACGTAGCATCACGGTGCCGCTTGTATTTATGCTTCTGCTTTCGTTTGGTTTCACAGGAGCGGCCACAGCATCGGCATCGTCAGCCTCGGATCTGATTATTGTGAACAAAAAAACAAATACGCTGGGCTATTTCAGCAGCGGCAAGCTGGTCCGAACCTTTCCGGTTGCCACAGGCAAATCCAAGAGCCTCACGCCTGAAGGCAGCTTCAAAATTGTCGTCAAAATCAAAAACAGGCCTTATTATAAAGAGCATATCCCCGGAGGCGATCCGTCCAACCCGCTGGGAGACCGCTGGCTCGGTCTGGAAGTGAACGGCACGAAGGGCACAACGTACGCGATCCACGGGAATAATAATGAATCCTCCATCGGTAAATACGTCAGTGCCGGCTGCATCCGGATGCATAATGAAGACATCCACTGGCTGTACCCGCAGATTGCTAAGAATACAACGGTAGTGATTACCTCTTCCACACTCAGCCTGGAGAGCATTGCTGTCAAAAGCGGCTATTCTATCGGGTCCACAACGTTCGCAGGTACCTTCATTATTAAAGGTAAGGCTTCGAAGCTGAAGAATGACTTCGTCCTGGAGAATTCGCGTGTTTTTGTTCCGCTGAGAGAAACTGTAGCTTTACTGGGAGGTACGCTTATGCAGGATGCCGGAACCGGTGCGCTGGTGATTACTATAGGTAACCGGACCGTAACGCATAAACCGCTGACTGCCCAGGCTGTGGTTCAGGGCACAACGAAATCCATGACCGCGTCCAAAAATGTGAACAACCGTCTGTATCTGCCGCTTGGCAGCCTGACTGAGCTGTTCGGTCTTTCATTCAAATGGAGCATGCAGGACGCCACTGTCACTTTTTAA